A single window of Flavobacterium sp. 140616W15 DNA harbors:
- the fmt gene encoding methionyl-tRNA formyltransferase has translation MEKLRIIFMGTPEFAVGILDTIIKNNYNVVGVITAADKPAGRGQKIKYSAVKEYALANNLNLLQPTNLKDEVFLSELKALNANLQIVVAFRMLPKVVWEMPSLGTFNLHASLLPNYRGAAPINWAIINGETKTGVTTFFIDDKIDTGAMILSSEIEIEPSENAGQLHDRLMHLGSKTVIETLQAIEAGNVTTIIQEESAEIKTAYKLNKENCKIDWTKPASTINNLIRGLSPYPASWCFLKDQSEELSIKIYEAKPIFETHDLPIGSLISTKKEIKIAVADGYIQLLSLQLPGKKRMTVAELLNGITFSDKAKVY, from the coding sequence ATGGAAAAATTAAGAATCATATTTATGGGGACTCCCGAATTTGCTGTTGGAATTCTGGACACTATAATAAAGAACAATTATAATGTTGTTGGTGTTATTACTGCAGCAGACAAACCAGCTGGTCGTGGTCAAAAAATAAAATATTCGGCTGTAAAAGAATATGCATTAGCTAATAATCTTAATTTATTACAACCTACTAATTTAAAAGACGAAGTCTTTTTATCTGAATTAAAAGCCCTGAATGCTAATTTACAAATTGTAGTAGCTTTTAGAATGCTTCCAAAAGTTGTATGGGAGATGCCTTCACTAGGAACTTTTAATCTTCATGCTTCCCTACTTCCTAATTACCGTGGTGCAGCCCCTATTAACTGGGCTATAATAAATGGAGAAACAAAAACTGGTGTTACTACCTTTTTTATAGATGATAAAATCGATACTGGAGCTATGATACTTAGTTCTGAAATAGAAATTGAACCTTCCGAAAACGCAGGACAACTTCATGACCGATTAATGCATTTAGGAAGCAAAACTGTTATTGAAACATTACAAGCAATTGAAGCTGGAAATGTAACTACAATAATTCAGGAAGAATCTGCAGAAATTAAAACTGCCTACAAGCTAAACAAGGAAAATTGCAAGATTGACTGGACAAAACCAGCATCAACAATCAATAATTTAATAAGAGGATTAAGTCCTTATCCAGCTTCTTGGTGTTTCTTAAAAGACCAAAGTGAAGAATTAAGCATAAAAATATATGAAGCAAAGCCTATTTTCGAAACGCATGATCTTCCAATTGGTAGCCTAATTAGCACCAAAAAGGAGATTAAAATTGCAGTTGCTGATGGTTATATTCAATTATTGAGTTTGCAATTACCAGGGAAAAAACGAATGACCGTTGCAGAATTGCTAAATGGGATCACTTTTTCTGACAAGGCAAAAGTGTACTAA
- a CDS encoding HU family DNA-binding protein, whose translation MNKSELIDAIAADAGITKAAAKLALESFLGNVGATLKKGGRVSLVGFGSWSVSARAARDGRNPQTGKTIQIAAKNVVKFKAGAELESAVN comes from the coding sequence ATGAACAAATCAGAATTAATCGATGCTATTGCTGCTGATGCAGGAATTACAAAAGCTGCAGCAAAATTAGCTTTAGAATCATTTTTAGGAAACGTAGGTGCAACTTTGAAAAAAGGTGGGAGAGTATCATTGGTAGGTTTTGGATCATGGTCAGTATCAGCTAGAGCTGCTAGAGACGGAAGAAACCCTCAGACTGGAAAAACTATTCAAATTGCAGCTAAGAATGTTGTAAAATTTAAAGCAGGAGCTGAATTAGAAAGTGCAGTTAACTAA
- a CDS encoding START-like domain-containing protein yields the protein MDLKVRYEIEFPINSSPQLLYQYISTPSGLSEWFADNVNSRGEFFTFIWNDSQEKARLASKKTGEKVKFKWVDESSKDTEYFFELHILVDEITKDVSLMVVDFAEKDELGEAKQLWENQISDLKHLIGSV from the coding sequence ATGGATCTAAAAGTACGTTACGAAATTGAGTTTCCTATAAATTCATCTCCGCAGTTGTTATATCAATATATATCTACACCATCAGGACTATCTGAATGGTTTGCAGATAATGTAAACTCGCGTGGAGAGTTTTTTACTTTCATCTGGAATGATTCTCAGGAAAAAGCACGTTTAGCATCCAAGAAAACGGGCGAAAAAGTTAAGTTCAAATGGGTTGACGAAAGCAGCAAAGACACAGAGTATTTCTTTGAATTGCATATTCTCGTAGACGAAATAACTAAAGATGTTTCGCTTATGGTAGTCGATTTTGCCGAAAAAGATGAGCTTGGAGAAGCAAAACAATTATGGGAAAATCAAATTTCCGATCTTAAACATCTTATTGGATCAGTTTAG
- a CDS encoding YqgE/AlgH family protein yields the protein MISEKLKKGHLLIAEPSIIGDLSFNRSVILLADHNEEGSIGFIINKPLKYTINDLIPEIQATFRIYNGGPVEQDNLYFIHNIPDLIPNSIEISNGIYWGGDFESTKDLINSGAINKNNIRFFLGYTGWDEHQLETEMQNNSWIIADNNYKNKIIGKSPTHFWKQQIIELGGDYLIWSNAPENPYLN from the coding sequence ATGATTTCAGAAAAATTAAAAAAAGGACACCTACTTATTGCTGAGCCTTCTATAATTGGAGACTTATCATTTAATAGATCAGTGATCTTATTAGCAGATCACAACGAAGAAGGCTCGATAGGTTTCATCATAAATAAGCCACTAAAATACACCATTAATGACTTAATTCCAGAAATCCAGGCCACATTCAGAATCTATAATGGTGGTCCAGTAGAGCAGGATAATCTTTATTTCATCCATAATATACCCGATTTAATCCCAAATAGTATTGAGATTTCAAACGGAATATATTGGGGAGGAGATTTTGAATCCACAAAAGACCTAATTAACAGCGGTGCAATCAACAAGAACAACATACGTTTCTTTTTGGGTTACACTGGCTGGGATGAACATCAATTAGAAACAGAAATGCAGAATAATTCCTGGATTATAGCTGATAATAATTATAAAAATAAAATTATCGGAAAATCACCAACACATTTTTGGAAACAACAAATTATCGAACTAGGAGGAGATTATCTCATTTGGTCTAATGCACCAGAGAATCCGTACCTCAACTAA
- a CDS encoding DUF6705 family protein, producing MKNILTLGLIILSIISCKAQVLPVENVVNYVNSKDGIPKNITSIKDVNHLLDKFIGTWKGTYDGKNYEFKVLKITVDLGRLTEEKLVMRYLITNSNGTVIEDTRTLPDSSPYVIRGYYLEEDTYFLTYIGKNAKCGQKGTLLIDFLKDNSNTKMNLFFSPSREIIYENDCSGFKQIMPLTETVLTKQY from the coding sequence ATGAAAAATATATTAACTTTAGGATTAATTATTCTCTCAATAATATCATGTAAAGCACAAGTACTACCTGTTGAAAACGTGGTGAACTATGTGAATTCAAAAGACGGCATCCCTAAAAATATTACTTCTATTAAAGACGTAAATCATCTTTTAGATAAATTTATAGGTACTTGGAAAGGAACTTACGATGGTAAAAATTACGAATTTAAAGTTTTAAAAATTACGGTGGATTTAGGTCGACTTACAGAGGAAAAGCTTGTAATGCGTTATCTCATAACAAATAGCAATGGGACAGTAATTGAAGACACGAGAACGTTACCAGATTCTAGCCCCTATGTAATCAGAGGATACTATCTTGAAGAGGACACTTATTTTTTAACTTATATTGGCAAAAATGCAAAATGTGGACAAAAAGGCACTCTCTTGATTGATTTCTTAAAAGATAATAGTAATACAAAAATGAATTTGTTTTTCTCACCTTCAAGGGAAATAATTTATGAAAACGATTGTAGCGGATTTAAGCAAATTATGCCTCTAACTGAGACTGTTTTAACGAAGCAATATTAA
- a CDS encoding DUF6705 family protein, producing MKKMLILTFFIGITFSCQAQILPIEKKIDYISSRDGIPESVTYFKDINNVLDKFVGTWKGIYDGKNYEFRVSKITTKPRRVTEDKLVMRYLITNSNGIVIEDTRALPDSSPYVIKGNYIEKNTYFLTYIGKNAKCGQKGTLMIDFLKDNSNTKMNLFFSSSREIIYENDCSGFKQIMPLKEIILTK from the coding sequence TTAACATTCTTCATAGGAATTACATTTTCCTGTCAAGCACAAATTTTACCCATAGAAAAGAAAATTGATTATATATCTTCTAGGGATGGTATTCCTGAAAGTGTTACTTATTTTAAAGATATCAATAATGTATTGGACAAATTTGTTGGCACTTGGAAAGGAATTTATGATGGTAAAAACTATGAATTTAGAGTTTCAAAAATTACAACCAAACCTAGGAGAGTTACAGAAGATAAGCTTGTAATGCGTTATCTTATAACAAATAGTAATGGGATTGTAATTGAAGATACTAGGGCGTTACCAGATTCTAGTCCCTATGTAATCAAAGGAAACTATATTGAAAAGAATACTTATTTTTTAACTTATATTGGTAAAAATGCAAAGTGTGGACAAAAAGGTACTCTCATGATTGATTTCTTAAAAGATAATAGTAATACAAAAATGAATTTGTTTTTCTCATCTTCAAGGGAAATAATTTATGAAAACGATTGTAGCGGATTTAAGCAAATTATGCCTTTAAAAGAAATCATTTTAACTAAGTAG
- a CDS encoding aminotransferase class IV, with protein sequence MINFNGNIVAQNDNLLIQNRAFLYGDGVFETFKVVNNKVLFIEDHYFRLMSSMRVVRMEIPMNFTMEYLEEQILSLLNYNSISDSARARITVYRNDGGYYLPQNNTVSFLIHAIALDNKEYQVSENQYEVDLYKDFYVTKQLLSSIKTTNKIINVTGSIFANENGLDNCILLNDSKNVVEALQGNLFMLLGNKLITPPVSEGCLNGVMRKQILALAKKLSDIEVVEEPISPFDLQKADELFLTNVIKGIQPITKYRKKEFTTKLSGVLTQKLNESIA encoded by the coding sequence ATGATTAATTTTAACGGAAATATAGTAGCACAGAACGACAATTTACTAATTCAAAATCGCGCTTTTTTATATGGAGATGGTGTTTTTGAAACCTTTAAAGTAGTAAACAATAAAGTTCTTTTTATTGAAGATCATTATTTTAGACTAATGTCTTCAATGCGAGTAGTTCGAATGGAGATTCCAATGAACTTTACAATGGAATATCTAGAAGAACAAATACTTTCGTTGCTTAATTATAATTCAATTTCTGATTCGGCTAGAGCTAGAATTACAGTATATCGCAATGATGGTGGATATTATCTGCCACAAAATAATACAGTTTCGTTCTTAATTCATGCAATTGCCTTAGATAATAAAGAATATCAAGTAAGCGAGAATCAATATGAAGTTGATTTGTACAAAGATTTTTATGTTACCAAGCAATTATTGTCATCAATTAAGACAACTAACAAAATTATAAATGTTACAGGAAGTATTTTTGCAAACGAAAACGGACTGGATAATTGTATTTTACTAAACGATAGTAAGAATGTTGTTGAAGCATTACAAGGGAATTTGTTTATGCTGTTAGGTAATAAGTTAATTACGCCACCAGTATCTGAAGGATGTTTGAATGGAGTAATGCGTAAGCAAATACTAGCATTAGCCAAAAAACTAAGTGACATAGAAGTTGTAGAAGAACCAATATCGCCGTTTGATTTACAAAAAGCCGACGAATTGTTTCTTACTAATGTGATAAAAGGAATTCAGCCAATAACTAAATACCGTAAAAAAGAGTTTACAACTAAATTATCAGGGGTGTTAACGCAAAAACTTAATGAAAGTATTGCTTAA